The following coding sequences are from one Oncorhynchus nerka isolate Pitt River linkage group LG6, Oner_Uvic_2.0, whole genome shotgun sequence window:
- the LOC135572154 gene encoding uncharacterized protein LOC135572154 — LPLPSSPPPPSPLPLPPPPSPPLPPSPPLPSRLLPPSPLPLRLLPSPPPPLPSPPSPPSSPPPPLPSPPSPPPPSPPSPPLPSPPLPSPPLPPPPPPLPPSPPLPSTSVPPSPPLPSPPPPLRLLPSPPSPPLRPPPLPSVSSPPLPSPPSPPSPPPPPLPSVPPSPPPPPLPPLPSPPLP, encoded by the exons ctccccctcccctcctcccctccccctccgtctcctctccccctccctccacctccgtctcctcctctccctccgtctcctcccctcccctcccgtctcctccctccctcccccctccccctccgtctcctcccctcccctcctcctcccctcccctcccctccctcccctccctcctcccctcc ccctcccctcccctcccctccgtctcctcctcctccctctcctccgtctcctcccctcccctcccctcccctcccctcccctcccctcc cccctcctcctccccccctccccccgtctcctcccctcccctccacctccgtccctccgtctcctcccctcccctcccctcctcctcccctccgtctcctcccctcccctccctcccctcccctccgtcccccccccctcccctccgtctcctcccctcccctcccctcccctccgtctcctccgtctcctccccctcctcccctcccctccgtccctccgtctcctcctccacctccactccctcccctcccctcccctcctctcccc
- the LOC135572155 gene encoding uncharacterized protein LOC135572155: protein SPPLPSPLPPSPPSPPSSPPPPSPPSPPSPPLPSPPSPSPPLPSPPSPPLPPPPSPPSPPSPPPPLRLLPSPPSPPPLPSPPLLRLLPSPPPPSPPPSPPLHLRLLPPPLPSPPSPPPSLRLLPPPPSPPLPSPPSPPLPSLRLLPFPPSPPLPSPPSPSPPLPSPPPPSPPSP, encoded by the exons tctcctcccctcccctcccctctacctccgtctcctccctctcctccctcctcccctccacctccgtctcctccctcccctccgtctcctcccctcccctcccctccgtctc cctcccctcccctcccctcccctccgtctcctcccctccctccacctccgtctcctccgtctcctccgtctcctccccctcccctccgtctcctcccctcccctccgtctcctccccccctcccctcccctcccctcctccgtctcctcccctcccctccacctccgtctcctcctccctcccctcccctccacctccgtctcctccctcctcccctcccctcccctccgtctcctcccccctccctccgtctcctccccccccctccctctcctcccctcccctcccctccgtctcctcccctcccctccctccgtctcctccccttccctccgtctcctcccctcccctcccctccctctc cctctcctcccctcccctcccctccacctccgtctcctccctcccct